The region GAGAGGCTTAGAAGTAATCTTTTGAGATCTATTTCGCATGATTTAAGAAGTCCTCTGGCTGGTATAAAGGGAGCTGTAAGTACTATACTGGAAAATGGAGAAGCTATAGGAGAAGGGACAAAAAAGGAATTACTGAATGGAATATATGATGATACTGAATGGCTCATAAGATTAGTTGAAAATCTACTTAGTATGACAAGGTTTGACGAAGGAAGTATGGAAATAAAGAAAGATATTGAGCTGGTAGAAGAGGTTATTTCTGAAGCGGTACAGAGAAGTTCAAAATATTTTAAAGACCATAAAATAAAGGTAAATATCCCCGAGAATGTTATAATGGTATCTATGGATGGAAGTTTAATTGAACAGGTTATAATAAATCTTCTAGATAACGCCTCGAAATTTTCACCGAAGGGTTCTACTATAGAGATAAAAGTATATGAAGATGAAAAAAATGTTGTTTTTGAAGTAATAGATAGTGGACAGGGAATTTCGGAAGATATACTGCCCAATATATTTGATAGATTTTTTACAAATGGAAGTAAAATATCCGATTCAAGGCGTGGTGTGGGTCTTGGCCTTGCAATTTGCAAATCTATAGTGGAAGCTCATGGTGGTATGATACAGGCTATTAACTCAAAAAGTGGGGGAGCTATTTTTAAGTTCAATATTCCTAAAGAATGATCAGGAGGGGATTAATATGAATGATAAACCTTATGTTCTTTTAGTAGAAGATGATAAGCCTATAAGAAATTTTATAACTACAGCGCTTTTAACACAGGGATATAAATGTATAGAGACTGATAAGGGAAATGAAGCTATTGCTCTTTCTATGTCTAATAATCCTGATATTATAATATTAGATTTAGGTCTTCCAGATATAGATGGTATTGAGGTTGTAAAAAAGATACGAGAATGGTCAAAGACTCCTATAATAATTGTTTCAGCAAGGGATAATGAGCATCAAAAGGTTGAGGCACTTGATAAAGGAGCAGATGACTATTTAACGAAACCCTTTGGAATAAGTGAGTTGCTTGCAAGAATAAGGGTGTCTTTAAGGCATGTTAAGATAAATAAAAAGGAGGACAAAGACCTAGAGTCTTTTAAGGTAAGGAATTTATCTGTGGATTTTAAAAAGAGGCAAGTATTAGTAAATGATAAAGAAGTACATTTGACTCCTATTGAATATAAGATAATGTTTTTATTATGCAAGTATTCAGGGAGAGTTTTAACTCATAATTTTATAATAAATGAAATATGGGGAGCTCAAGTAGGAAATGAAGCTCAATCACTCAGGGTATTTATGGCAAGTCTTAGAAGGAAAATAGAAAAAGATCCAGCACAGCCGGAATATATATATACTGAGGTTGGTGTGGGATATAGGTTAATAGATGAATAAAAAAAATTGAAATAACAGTGCTTTGAACATTAAAAAAACCCTATAAATCTTATCATAATTGAGGTTTGGGTCAAGGACCCATTATCCTTCTTTATAAAATACAGGCGATCTTAATGTCTACGATTAACAACCATGATTTATTAATTAAAAGATTTATATAAAACTTTTACAATGTAGAGATTGGCTGTTTGAAGTTAAGAAGGATAATGGGCTAAAGCCCAAGCCTCGTGTATGATAAAATTGAAAACTCTAAGTATTTTACTATTTTTTCACCAAGATTTATTAGGATTTTTTAGGTATCTGATAGAAAATAATAAGTCCATGTTGTGAGATAATTTTGTGTAATACGAGGAAACTGGTTCCGATAATACTGGGAAGTCTTAACGGGTTCAGTTGATGAAATATTACGCAAAATTAGCCACTAGATAGACTTATTATTTTTTTGAAGATGCCTTTAATTGTTACTTCAGCACTGTTATTTCAATTTGAAAGTGGAGCAAGGAAAATATTCCTCTGTCCCTACGGAATATTATTATATACGGGGGTTGAGTGCTGACATTGCTTTGCTCGTCAGCAGGTTATAGGCGTCAGTAATAAACTAATAACATTAAAAAATTTTGGGATAATAATTATAAATTATTGGTGTAACAACATATTTTTTATAACTTACAAGTATAGAGTTTTTAACCTTTCATATACTATTTGTATTATATAGCATATAAAAGCTTAAATTTAAAATAGGAAAAATTGTAAATACGTATTTATTACTATATAATAGTTACTAAAATAAGGTTTAATGGAGGGCGTTAGTATGGTGAAAAAGAAAATTGGATTTTTTGTCACGCTTTTAATAATTATTCTTATAATTTCAGGTATTATATTTTCTATAAGTCCTGTAAAAAATATATCTCTTCCAAAAAATAAAGGAACAGTTGATGGACAAATTGCACAATTAGACAGTAAAGTGAATGTTAAAAGTGACAGAATTGAAGTAAGCTATTTTTTAACTGAAGATGATTTTAATAATATGCTATATAGATATATCAAAAATGACGTAAATCTTAGTGGACTAAAAACAGAAGCTCGTAATAATCAAATAAAAGTTTATGCTAATACTAAAGTTTTAAGTATAATACCAACTCAAGTTATAATTGATTTTGAACCTTATGTAAAAAATGATACAATTAATTTTACTCTTAAAAATGTTAGTGTCGGAAGAATTTCTGTGCCTAAAGCATATTACAATAAAATTCTAAAGAAAATAAACTCTGCGTATGTATATGTACAGAATAACGATATTATTTTAAAGAAAAAATCTATAGAACCTTTTAAGGTGAAAAATTATAGTGTTAATAGTGGCAAGATAAGATTAGATTTATATTACTA is a window of Clostridium pasteurianum DNA encoding:
- a CDS encoding response regulator, with the protein product MNDKPYVLLVEDDKPIRNFITTALLTQGYKCIETDKGNEAIALSMSNNPDIIILDLGLPDIDGIEVVKKIREWSKTPIIIVSARDNEHQKVEALDKGADDYLTKPFGISELLARIRVSLRHVKINKKEDKDLESFKVRNLSVDFKKRQVLVNDKEVHLTPIEYKIMFLLCKYSGRVLTHNFIINEIWGAQVGNEAQSLRVFMASLRRKIEKDPAQPEYIYTEVGVGYRLIDE